A genomic region of Pirellulales bacterium contains the following coding sequences:
- a CDS encoding sigma-70 family RNA polymerase sigma factor encodes MRLHTLLARITLRADAADDLLQELFLKLSRSPGFMSATQPEAYAHRVAVRLAFDWRRAQRRERVVTLDGSDVAAGGRAPLASLAAREELDSVLAGMEALPTQAQQVLSMRFLEGQSYQAIADELGCTAHRARSICHKALTRLRQVVARTTADAPDGEPHDA; translated from the coding sequence GTGAGGCTCCATACCTTGCTCGCCAGGATCACGTTGCGTGCCGACGCTGCTGACGACTTGCTGCAGGAATTGTTTCTCAAGCTGAGTCGGTCACCGGGATTCATGAGCGCAACGCAGCCCGAAGCTTATGCACATCGGGTAGCGGTGCGGCTGGCATTCGACTGGCGACGAGCTCAGCGGCGCGAACGAGTCGTAACGTTGGACGGGTCCGACGTTGCCGCCGGAGGCAGGGCACCGCTGGCCTCGCTTGCCGCGCGGGAAGAATTGGACTCCGTACTTGCTGGCATGGAAGCCCTACCGACCCAAGCTCAACAGGTGCTCTCCATGCGTTTTCTGGAGGGCCAAAGTTACCAGGCGATCGCCGACGAGCTGGGTTGCACCGCACATCGAGCCCGTTCGATTTGTCATAAGGCACTAACTCGGCTGCGGCAGGTCGTGGCACGAACGACTGCCGACGCGCCGGACGGGGAACCTCACGATGCCTGA